A single genomic interval of Metamycoplasma salivarium harbors:
- a CDS encoding HU family DNA-binding protein: protein MNKHELIVKTSENIGQPQIMVEAVWDEMERLIIEELVKKSVVSLSGFGTFSVVEKPEVTRINNFTKQSIIVPAKVEPKFKFSDVFKAQVNRN from the coding sequence ATGAACAAACATGAATTAATCGTTAAAACAAGCGAAAATATTGGGCAACCACAAATTATGGTTGAAGCTGTTTGAGACGAAATGGAAAGATTGATTATCGAAGAGTTGGTTAAAAAATCAGTAGTTTCGTTATCAGGTTTTGGTACATTCTCAGTAGTTGAAAAACCAGAAGTTACAAGAATTAATAACTTCACAAAACAATCAATTATTGTGCCTGCAAAAGTTGAACCTAAATTCAAATTTTCTGATGTATTCAAAGCACAAGTTAACCGTAACTAA
- the recU gene encoding Holliday junction resolvase RecU, whose product MQIINGQNRGMLLETIINQTNSFYMQNKICLVHKKNLDIKFKGVSVQNKELFTKSARIINKSTVDYYGIWDGKFLAFEAKSTENKNFSLSNIKKHQIEYLSLIEAFKGIAFWIIYFKLQNVFIMIRHRDLITNIKNKKTLKFSEALKIGFEMQLNFPGVLNYIDIINKNWMS is encoded by the coding sequence ATGCAAATTATTAATGGTCAAAATAGAGGAATGTTATTAGAAACAATTATTAATCAAACAAATAGTTTCTATATGCAAAATAAAATATGTCTTGTACATAAGAAAAATTTGGATATTAAGTTTAAAGGAGTTAGTGTACAAAATAAAGAGTTATTCACCAAATCAGCTAGAATAATTAACAAAAGTACAGTTGATTATTATGGAATTTGAGATGGTAAATTTTTAGCTTTTGAAGCAAAGAGCACGGAAAACAAAAATTTTTCATTATCTAATATTAAAAAACATCAAATTGAATATTTAAGTTTAATTGAAGCTTTTAAAGGCATTGCATTTTGAATTATTTATTTTAAACTTCAAAATGTTTTTATTATGATAAGGCATAGAGACTTAATAACAAATATCAAAAATAAAAAAACTCTGAAATTTTCAGAAGCACTTAAAATTGGTTTTGAAATGCAATTGAATTTTCCAGGAGTTTTAAACTATATAGATATTATCAATAAAAATTGAATGTCTTAG
- a CDS encoding UU173 family protein, with product MNKKELIPKYYKFTHYFRYCNYPHYFILNKYIPNDELLELANADDEDLEENSFLELNFDIEEYERDLDLIVKTYIVQDKVNEYLQLNTFEEKINYVIKLNSTQNLNFKKSLSEEELKKYAAIFENFNEILLKVDGIKLYSDQATEFLQSYMCQTYNLNISEIKIISSKLSIEDKAHETNLAIKDGYRLIINPVFMWKDIVASPYFYMPNDKVLGNLGYSGKTSSSKLLRAWFDYSILTKLGYDVFDYKLCLMKKSGVFDSFAFRKWTDAEKLEAYIEEMQKWRKGKNNFTISEISAVSKTSRNVQTTDLSNTTKIINFLTTGYGELKKISIDEFKDYVNDIESKITAWELPETIDESPLFYLTYKYEDTNDVHKQIIEKYHPDAILGSKEYQDSTFGVFGKLKKEVRSPSLVEKDAINFYKNDALISINNVDPMFAKITDTNKRYYERFMDLEHQYFVWFDFEGVTNTIPIIDFHIPWTQLIAQTSIIKTIWNKDIKNYEQIYSQNHVYDPCSYGIDTFIKIVNDLYDENADAYVVFNAGYEHSRLNEIKRYLECYFIAGQISEEKKQEIYFKIDFILSKILDLERFIKIGSLATYKKTMFTISYLKGKSSIKLVEKYITGHKEYDDLKHKIQPYANLAIKNGAMALDKAILRVQGKIGDAEWKKISESLKIYCHNDVMAMIMAAEAFWKIWNNHKYYDNQILEYLGFNKQTN from the coding sequence ATGAATAAAAAAGAATTAATTCCAAAATATTACAAATTTACACATTATTTTAGATATTGCAATTACCCCCATTATTTCATCTTAAATAAATACATTCCTAATGATGAACTTTTAGAATTAGCAAACGCTGATGATGAGGATCTTGAAGAAAATTCTTTTTTAGAATTAAATTTCGATATAGAAGAATATGAAAGGGACTTGGATTTAATTGTCAAAACTTATATTGTTCAAGACAAAGTTAATGAATATTTACAATTAAATACTTTTGAAGAAAAAATTAATTATGTTATTAAGTTAAATTCAACACAGAATCTTAACTTTAAAAAATCTTTATCTGAAGAAGAATTAAAAAAATATGCCGCAATTTTTGAAAATTTCAATGAAATATTATTAAAAGTTGATGGCATTAAATTATATAGTGATCAAGCAACTGAATTTTTGCAAAGTTATATGTGTCAAACATATAATCTTAATATTTCAGAAATTAAAATCATTTCATCAAAATTATCTATTGAAGATAAGGCACACGAAACAAATTTAGCAATTAAAGATGGCTATAGGTTAATTATTAACCCAGTTTTTATGTGAAAAGACATTGTTGCTTCTCCTTATTTTTATATGCCTAATGATAAAGTATTAGGTAATTTAGGATATTCAGGAAAAACTAGTAGTTCAAAGCTATTGCGCGCATGATTTGATTATTCAATATTAACAAAACTTGGATATGATGTTTTTGACTACAAACTATGCTTAATGAAAAAAAGTGGTGTTTTTGATAGTTTTGCATTTAGAAAATGAACTGATGCTGAAAAATTAGAGGCATATATTGAAGAAATGCAAAAATGAAGAAAAGGCAAAAACAACTTTACAATTTCAGAAATATCAGCAGTATCAAAAACTTCACGCAATGTTCAAACAACAGATTTATCTAATACTACAAAAATTATTAATTTTCTAACAACGGGATATGGAGAGCTTAAAAAAATATCAATTGATGAATTTAAAGATTATGTTAATGATATAGAATCAAAAATCACCGCTTGAGAATTACCCGAAACTATTGATGAATCGCCACTTTTTTATTTAACTTACAAATATGAAGACACTAATGATGTACATAAACAAATTATTGAAAAATATCATCCTGATGCAATTTTAGGTTCAAAAGAATATCAAGATAGTACATTTGGAGTGTTTGGTAAACTAAAAAAAGAAGTGCGATCTCCATCACTTGTCGAAAAAGATGCAATTAATTTTTATAAGAATGATGCTTTAATTTCTATTAATAATGTTGATCCAATGTTTGCAAAAATCACTGATACTAATAAAAGATATTATGAACGTTTTATGGATTTAGAACACCAATATTTTGTATGATTTGATTTTGAAGGTGTTACAAACACAATACCAATCATTGATTTTCATATTCCATGAACGCAATTAATTGCACAAACTTCAATTATTAAAACTATTTGAAATAAAGACATTAAAAATTACGAGCAAATTTATTCACAAAACCATGTTTATGATCCATGCAGTTACGGAATTGATACTTTTATAAAAATTGTTAATGATTTATATGATGAAAATGCAGATGCCTATGTCGTATTTAATGCGGGATATGAACATTCAAGATTAAATGAAATCAAAAGATATTTAGAATGTTATTTCATCGCAGGTCAAATATCAGAAGAAAAAAAGCAAGAAATATACTTTAAAATAGATTTTATTCTATCTAAAATATTAGATTTAGAACGTTTTATAAAAATTGGTAGCTTAGCAACATACAAAAAAACTATGTTTACTATTAGCTATTTAAAGGGGAAATCTTCAATTAAATTAGTTGAAAAATATATTACTGGTCACAAAGAATATGATGATTTAAAACACAAAATCCAACCTTATGCTAATTTAGCAATTAAAAATGGAGCTATGGCATTGGATAAAGCAATTTTAAGAGTACAAGGAAAAATTGGTGATGCTGAATGAAAAAAAATATCTGAGTCTTTAAAAATTTATTGTCATAATGATGTTATGGCAATGATTATGGCTGCAGAAGCATTTTGAAAAATATGGAACAACCATAAATATTATGATAATCAAATATTAGAATATCTAGGTTTTAACAAGCAAACTAATTAA